The genomic stretch cgcgtgAATAATGCGCGGTATTTTAGATAGAAACattaaagaaaataataataaaaatgatatttaactcaatttaaaatttaattgtaaatttattataattaatattttgtatTTATCGGTGGAATAGGGAAAGTTTAGTATAATTCAGATGTAAATATAATATGAGGAAAGTCCAATAATAAATTAatagatatgatataataaaaactcaattacagatatgatataataaaagtccaattacaaatataatataataaaagtCCAATTATAGCCAAATTCATTTATGCGGGAAAATTTAGTACCCGTATTATCTTTATCTTTATTTCATAAAGTGTAAGCTAAGTTTTGGTAGGACTCCTCCTTTTAAAGTTAGCTTTGAGATTTGCCAAATCTATTAAATACAAAAAAATATATCTagtaaatacaaaaaaaaaatatttaaggTAAATTTGATTTACTATAAACGTGATTTAGAAAATCAACTTGGTAAATCATAATTAAGCCCTAATTTGTCTGGTTTGCTTTAGAATTATAGCGTCATAAGGATGAAGCAAAACAGAAATCGTAGACGGAGACGTAGACGAAGACGAAGATCTCTTCCAGATGACATTATCATGGAGATCTTATCACGGCTGCCTGTTAAGACTCTTCTACGCTTTAAGTCCGCTTCGAAGTCATTGCTCAACCTGATTATAAGTCCCGAGTTTGTCAAACTCCATCTAGGTCGATCCCTTATCCGAAACGCTAGCGTAGCTCTCCTCCATTGGGGTGAGGCCTTCCTCGCGTGTTTTGATTTCGACCACCCTCAACATCCCGTTGTTCAACTTATTGTACATCCCGACGTCATAAAGCTCCTTGAGTCATATCAGTATGAGAACAGTTCCCAGTTGTATTTTCCCATATTTATAGGCATATGCAATGGAGTGGTATGTTTTGGGAAAGCAAAGGAGTTTGTCCTTTACAACCCGGCCACTCGGGATTATAGACAAATTCCAAGACTGAGGATGAGAGAATTGTGTCGCTCAATAATGCCCGATGACGAGTTGTATCGCTCAATAGAGTTCGAAGACGTGTTTGTCTATGATTACAATGCTGACGATTTTAAGATTTTCAGTTCTGTCCACCACATTACGACTCCAAATCAAAATGATGATTTCGAGTTTTATCTGTACAGTTTGAAAGATAATTCATGGTTGAAGATCGAGAGTCCGACTCAGGGTCTTCGTGTTGATCCATCTCGTGCTCATATTGCTAACAACTCTTTGTATTGGCTCACTTTAAAGGATGGCTTACAACCTAAAGCGATTATGCATTTTGATCTTCCGAGTCACAGGTATGAAGAGATGTCGACACCTAAGCATATTAATCCCGCTCATATACTATCAGTGCGGGTTCTAAAGGGGCGACCCCATGTACTGATCCTCGGATCCCTTTTTGATATATGGATGATAACAGAAGACAATTGTTGGACTCCAGTGTTTCGCTGCTCAACAGATCAATATCGCTGGCAGCATGAGCATGACTCGCCTTACTGGCGGGATTATATTAGCCCTTTTGATTATGCTTACTTAAGAGACGGGCGCAAAATCCACATAGGGCCTCTGAAAAAGCTTAGACGCTTCATTTGCTGTGATCTCGTGTCTCAAACCAACAGTGAGGTTCAAACTCTTGGTTTGCCGGAAGATGCTAGCTTATATGCAAGGTCATGGGCAGAATCGCTTGTTCCACTTGCATTGTAACGCAATTAATTACTCTCGGCCATTCTTCTTGTTCTTTTAATACTACAGACAATTTTTTTCTTATTGTATGTTTTTCATAAACTCACATATTTCAATTTTATTGAAATGATAAATGTGA from Silene latifolia isolate original U9 population chromosome 5, ASM4854445v1, whole genome shotgun sequence encodes the following:
- the LOC141655714 gene encoding F-box protein CPR1-like — its product is MKQNRNRRRRRRRRRRSLPDDIIMEILSRLPVKTLLRFKSASKSLLNLIISPEFVKLHLGRSLIRNASVALLHWGEAFLACFDFDHPQHPVVQLIVHPDVIKLLESYQYENSSQLYFPIFIGICNGVVCFGKAKEFVLYNPATRDYRQIPRLRMRELCRSIMPDDELYRSIEFEDVFVYDYNADDFKIFSSVHHITTPNQNDDFEFYLYSLKDNSWLKIESPTQGLRVDPSRAHIANNSLYWLTLKDGLQPKAIMHFDLPSHRYEEMSTPKHINPAHILSVRVLKGRPHVLILGSLFDIWMITEDNCWTPVFRCSTDQYRWQHEHDSPYWRDYISPFDYAYLRDGRKIHIGPLKKLRRFICCDLVSQTNSEVQTLGLPEDASLYARSWAESLVPLAL